AGGAGAAAAATAGCAAAGGGGGGTATAAAGAAATACAAGCTAAGGTATTTAAGCTCTTTTGCTATAAGTCTCCTGCTAATATAGAAGATTGCGAGTTTATCGTTATCTCTAAAGAGGGAGAAGAATATTGGGGCAATAACAATGTGAGGAAGTTAGCCCCACTTATTTACATAAAGGCAGATAGAGATCTAAAGAAACAGCTTACAATTAGTGACTGGACGCTTTGGGGTAAAATAACAAATAGACTTGACAAAGAACTAAAGCAAGAAGAAGGTAAGCTAAAGAGCGCGAGGGAAGCTATGGAAGAAGCTCTAAAACATCTCAAGACACCATCATACGAGAGGCTTGAAGAATCTTTAAAAGAAAATATAAAAGAGGTAGTACATCCCGGATTATTTGAAGATACAAAATTAAAGCTTAGCATTTATGATCCGCAACATTTATACAATATGCTTAGGTTATGGATTAGGGAATGGGAGCTTGATTTTAATATACCAAATTTAGGTTCTGGAATTCAAAACCTGATATTACTTGCCCTTTTTAAGACATATGCCGAGATCGAAAAGGAAAAAGTAATATTGGCAATTGAAGAACCTGAAATCTACCTTCATCCCCACGCACAGCGAAGCCTCTACAGGATATTCAGGGAATTAACGGACGCCGATACAAACGAGCGGGGGCTAAGCCCTCAAATATTTTATACTACCCACTCTCCCCACTTTGTGAATTTATCTTCTCCAGAGGATGTCTTTCTTGTGAGGAAAACCAAAAAAGACGGTACCACAGTGATTCACACATCCGAAAAAGCACTAACGGAGAATGAACGACAAGAATTAAAATTACTAACAGAGTTCGGACCAGAGAGAAACGAGATATTTTTTGCGAGTAAAGTGATGTTAGTCGAAGGAGCTACCGAAAAATACTCTCTTCCCTATGCATTTGAGAGAATGGAATACCCGTTAGATAAAAATAACATTTCTTTAATTAGCACCCAAGGGAAAGGGAATATGCCATTTTTTATAAAGATCTTAAAGGAATTCAAAATCCCTTGGGTGGCGCTATATGATACAGACAAGCCTGATGATAAAACCAATAAAA
This sequence is a window from Acidobacteriota bacterium. Protein-coding genes within it:
- a CDS encoding AAA family ATPase; the protein is MIGSNNAGKSNILKALNLLLGEAYPQPKAIKEEDFYNYDTSEPIHIEIEFEPPLPPCRCKEKNSKGGYKEIQAKVFKLFCYKSPANIEDCEFIVISKEGEEYWGNNNVRKLAPLIYIKADRDLKKQLTISDWTLWGKITNRLDKELKQEEGKLKSAREAMEEALKHLKTPSYERLEESLKENIKEVVHPGLFEDTKLKLSIYDPQHLYNMLRLWIREWELDFNIPNLGSGIQNLILLALFKTYAEIEKEKVILAIEEPEIYLHPHAQRSLYRIFRELTDADTNERGLSPQIFYTTHSPHFVNLSSPEDVFLVRKTKKDGTTVIHTSEKALTENERQELKLLTEFGPERNEIFFASKVMLVEGATEKYSLPYAFERMEYPLDKNNISLISTQGKGNMPFFIKILKEFKIPWVALYDTDKPDDKTNKKIKESAGQTFKDRLFGLKQNFEEEVGLPSSPEIKSGEKTKNAITYLCEKKNPIPPSIREAINKLKQLPVNIEENHSIE